Proteins encoded by one window of Clostridium perfringens:
- the deoC gene encoding deoxyribose-phosphate aldolase, with protein sequence MDKQQLAKMIDHTILKPEADKASIEKLCKEALEYNFASVCINPTNVELAAKLLKGSEVKVCTVIGFPLGANTMEVKAFETKDAIAKGADEVDMVINIGRLKDKDYEYVEKDIKAVVDAADKKALTKVIIETCLLTEEEKVKACELAKKAGADFVKTSTGFSTGGATPEDIKLMRETVGPEMGVKASGGVRSIEDAEAVIKNGATRIGASASIAICEGKVSDSTY encoded by the coding sequence ATGGATAAACAACAATTAGCAAAAATGATAGACCACACTATATTAAAACCAGAAGCTGATAAGGCATCAATAGAAAAGCTTTGCAAAGAAGCTTTAGAATACAATTTTGCTTCAGTTTGCATAAACCCTACTAATGTAGAATTAGCAGCTAAACTTTTAAAAGGCAGCGAAGTAAAGGTTTGTACAGTAATAGGTTTCCCTTTAGGAGCAAACACTATGGAAGTTAAAGCTTTTGAAACTAAAGATGCAATAGCAAAAGGTGCAGACGAAGTTGATATGGTTATAAACATAGGAAGATTAAAAGATAAAGATTATGAATATGTAGAGAAAGATATAAAAGCTGTTGTAGATGCGGCTGATAAGAAAGCGCTTACAAAAGTTATAATAGAAACTTGTCTTTTAACTGAAGAAGAAAAAGTTAAAGCTTGTGAATTAGCTAAAAAAGCAGGAGCAGATTTCGTTAAAACATCAACTGGATTCTCAACAGGTGGAGCAACTCCAGAAGATATTAAATTAATGAGAGAAACTGTAGGACCAGAAATGGGAGTTAAAGCATCAGGTGGAGTAAGATCAATAGAAGATGCTGAAGCTGTAATCAAAAATGGTGCTACTAGAATAGGAGCATCAGCTTCAATAGCTATATGTGAAGGAAAAGTTTCAGATTCAACATATTAA